AAGTTATATTTTATTTAATTTTATTATATTAATCAATATTTCAATTTTTTACGCATGTAAAATACATTTGAATTTGTGTATTATATTTGACAGGAATAGATTTAGCTATAAAAAGTTACTTTTGGCAGTACGAATCAAAAAAAATAAAGATAAATTTAATAAGGTGTGATATTCAAATAAATGGAAATCGCATCGAAGAGGCGGGCAGGATAGGTGAAGTTAGCTAACCGGCAAGCCGGTTTTCTCCCTTCACACCCTTATTCGCGCTTCGCGCTCAACGGGCATCCTGCTCTGCGAGGCCAGACGGCTACCGCCTTTTTTCACACCTTCAGAAAAGAAAAATTGAATGGAAAAAAATAATAAAAATCCCACACGAAAAGAACGTCAATTGCGCGTTCCCGTGTTGCCGGAAGAAGAAGCTTTAATCAAAGAAATGGCGGCTTCCGCTGGTTTAACCGTTGCCGCTTATTTACGAAATGTGGGCATGGGTTATCAGATCCGTGGCATCCTGGATAACAAACGTGTGGAAGAATTGGCCCGAATCAATGGTGATCTAGGTCGTCTCGGTGGCCTGTTAAAACTTTGGCTGACCGATGACATTCGTACCGCTAAATTTGGCAAGTCCACCGTTTTGCGATTGTTGGCAAAAATTGAAGAAACACAAGGCAAGATGCATGAAGTCATGCGGGCCGTGGTTCTGCCTCGTTCTAAATAATGGGCTTTTCAATCGTTAAAAAATCGGAGGGGTTTTCATGATTGCGAAACAGGTACTCATGAAAACAGTGAACAAAAGCAGCATCGGCGGGCTGGTGAAATACCTGACTGACGAACAAAAGAAAAACGAACGTGTAGGGGCTGAAACCGTCACCAACTGCCAAACAGATAATCCTCAAGTGGCAGTAATCGAAATATTGAACACCCAGGCCCAAAATACAAGGGCTACATCGGATAAGACCTATCACCTGATTGTCAGTTTTCGCGCTAACGAGCAACCTGATGAAACAATCATGAGAGCCATTGAAACAAAAATTTGTGAAGGGTTGAGCTTCGGTGAACACCAGCGCGTCAGTGTTGTGCATCATGATACTGACAATTTGCACTTGCATATTGCGATTAATAAAATCCATCCGACTCGTTACACACTCCATGATCCGTACGGCGATTATAGAATGTTGGGCCAGCTTTGCGAAAGATTAGAGGGTGAATTTGGTCTTGAGGTTGATAACCATCAAGCACAAAGGAGTGGATCAGAGAACCGAGCTTTCGACATGGAACGACATGCGGGAATTGAAAGCCTTCTTGGTTGGATTAAGCGCCAGTGTTTAGAGGAAATACAAAACGCTCAAAGCTGGGCTGAACTACATAATGCGATGACCACCAACGGTCTTAAATTACAAGAACGTGGAAATGGCCTAGTGATTATGGACGGGGCAGGATTTAGCGTAAAAGCTAGTTCCGTTGCGCGAGACTTATCAAAAGTTAAATTAGAGCAACGGTTTGGGGCCTTTGAAGCTATCTCAACAGAAGTCAAGCAAGTCAACAATAGTGACCACTATACGCAAAAACCAATGCGGTCACGGGTCAATACGGTTGATTTGTATGCAAGATACAAAACCGAGCAAAGCACTATCGCGGAATCCCGCGCCGTTGCCTGGGCCAAAACGATGGAGCGTAAGGACGCTCTTATTGCAACTGCCAAACGTCAAGCAAAACGAAAACGTACTGTGATCAAGGCCATTAAAGGTGCAGGGTTAGGTAAGAAGCTCTTGTATGCCGCAACCAACAAGAAGTTGATCGATGAAATTCAAAAAATCAATAAACAGTATCTGACAGAACGGCAAGAGCTATACGACAAAGGCCAGCGGTTGGCTTGGGCCGATTGGCTACGGGTTAAGGCTACAGAGGGTGACAAATCGGCACTAGAGGCCTTGCGGGCACGGGAGTCAGCCCAAGGCCTTAAAGGGAACACTTTGGCAGGAGAGGGCGTTTTTGGGCCGTTAGAGCAAGACAGCATTACCAAGAAGGGAACGGTTATCTCTCGTGTCGGTAAAATGACCGTGCGCGATGACGGCTACAAGCTACAAATTACGCGAGGTAGTAACCAAGCCGACTTAGAAACGGTCTTAGGCTTGGTCATCGAGCGTTCCGGCAATCGAATCATTGTTAACGGAAGTGCGGATTTTAAGGAACAAATCGCGCAGGCTGCGGCAAGCGCCAAGTTACCCATCACTTTTGATGACGCCTCTTTAGAGAGTCGCCGTCAAGAGCTAATAAAAATCACCAAGGAGAAAACACATAATGAGCAAGGACGATTTACTAATCAATTCCGCTATGGAAACCTTGACGGAAGAAGACACCAGGCAACCACTAACCTCAACAGCAAAGACACCGCTGCAAGCCCCGGAAGAAAAGGTTTGGTTAAGCCCAACATTGCAAGGATTGGACAAAGACCGCCACCCCAAAGTCAGAACCGTTTGCGAGGGTTGTCCGAACTCCGTATGGTTCACTTCGCCAGCCGAAGTGAAGTGTTATTGCCGAGTGATGTTCCTAATAACGTGGAGCTGCAAGGAGCCCAACCAAATGACAATGTGCGACGGAATTCATTTGGGCCAGGACTAGACGCGGTAGATAAATATATTGCCGAGCGCGAGACTATGCGGCTCAAGGTGCCAGATGTGTTGAAGCACAGAAGATTTAATAATGATGATACCGGAACCGCTAATTTTCAAGGTATCAGGCAGATAGAGGGGCAAACGCTGGCACTTTTAAAGCGTAATAATGAAATCATCGTCACACCTATTGACGAAAAAACCGCTCGAAGCCTCAAGCGGGTTGCTCTTTCAGCAGTTGTTTCCCTCAAAGCAAATGGGAGCATCAAAACAAAGGGGAGAAGTCGATGAACGAAAAGAGAAATAACGCCGTGGGGCCACAAGTACGATCCAGGAATAAGGGGCCAAATAAAATTATCCCTGCTTTGGCGGGGTTATTTGTCGTTGGTGGGCTACAGGCAGCTACGCAGTATTTCGCATATGATTTCAATTACCAGACGATTTTAGGAGCCAATATTCATCAATTTTATGCCCCTTGGGGAATTCTGCAATGGGCCGCTAAGTGGCATGACCAGTATTCCGAGGCCTTCATGCGGGCGGGTAGTATCGGGATGGTGACGACCAGTGTTGGTTTGTTGAGTTTAATTATCATGCAAATGGTTTTGAGAAATACATCTAAGGCAAATGAATATCTGCATGGTTCGGCTCGATGGGCAAATTTTAAAGATATTCGATCGGCTGGATTAATTCCGGCAGCACGGACCTTTTTTCAAAGAATTACCAAGCAAAATAATACTGCGGGTGCGGGTGTCTATGTCGGTGGTTGGGTAGATAAAAAAGGTCATCAACACTATTTACGTCACAATGGGCCGGAGCATGTCTTGTGTTACGCCCCTACCCGTTCCGGCAAAGGCGTAGGACTAATTATCCCGACATTACTGTCATGGGAACACAGCGCGGTAATAACCGATTTGAAAGGGGAACTCTGGGCGTTAACGTCTGGCTGGCGTCAGAAGTATGCCAAAAATAAGGTGCTTCGTTTTGAGCCTGCCAGTATCAACGGGGGGGTGTGCTGGAATCCCCTAGATGAGATCCGCTTAGGCACTGAAAATGAGGTAGGTGACGTACAAAATCTTGTCACCTTGTTGGTCGATCCAGAGGGTAAAGGCTTAGAAAGTCATTGGCAAAAAACAAGCCAGGCCTTGCTTGTTGGCGTGATCCTGCACGCACTTTACAAGGCTAAGGCCAACGGTACTATAGCGACCTTGCCGAGTGTTGACGCTATGCTGGTTGATCCTACCCGTGATATTGCGAAATTGTGGGTTGAAATGACTACGTTTAGCCATTCCAACGGCCAAAATAATCCGATTGTCAATGCTTCAGGCAGGGACATGATGGATCGACCGGAAGAAGAGGCCGGATCAGTGCTTTCTACAGCCAAGTCTTTTTTAGCTTTGTACCGTGATCCAGTGGTAGCGAACAATGTTAGTAAATCAGAATTCAAGATCAAGGATTTGATGCACTACGATAACGCGGTAAGTCTCTATATTGTCACTCAGCCAACGGATAAAGCTCGACTGAGGCCTTTGGTCCGGATCATGGTGAATATGATTGTGCGGATGCTGGCGGACAAAATGGATTTTAAAGATGGCCGTCCGATTATCAATTACAAACATCGATTGTTGATGATGCTCGATGAGTTTCCCAGCCTTGGAAAACTTGAAATCATGCAAGAGTCATTAGCGTTTTTAGCCGGGTATGGCATTAAATGCTATTTGGTTTGTCAGGATATAAATCAGCTAAAAAGCCGAGAAACAGGATATGGCCATGATGAAAGCATCACTTCAAATTGTCATATCCAGAACGCCTTTCCTCCCAACCGAATTGAAACAGCCGAGCATCTTTCAAAATTGACTGGTCAAACGACTGTAGTTAAGGAGCATCTTACCACCAGTGGTCGCCGCACGAGTGCTTTGCTTGGCCAGGTGTCGCGCACCATCCAGGAAGTGCAGCGGCCTTTGCTCACTCCAGACGAATGTCTGCGGATGCCGGGGCCGGTGAAAACTGATAGTGGAGACATTGCCGAGGCTGGCGACATGATAGTGTATGTCACTGGCTTTCCGGCAATATACGGAAAACAAACCTTGTATTTCAAAGACCCTATTTTCCAGGCGCGGGCTTCCATTCCGGCACCGAAAAAAAGTGATATTTTATGTCAGGTGCAAGCGGATGATACATGGGGAAGGATTTCACTATGAAGCCGTTATGGAAACGCATTGAAACCAGTGTAGTTATTGGTGGGATTGGGTTGTTGGTGTTGGGTATGGGTTGCTATGAAGCCGGGGCGCGTATCAACACTACCCGAAGTATTCCGGTGGGCTTGTATTGGACAAGTAAAAAACTAATAGATAAAGTTGATAAAGGCGATTATGTATTTTTCTGTCCACCGGAAAACGATATATTTTTTATGGCTAAAGAACGGGGTTATATCAGTTTTGGTGTTTGTCCTGGTAATTACGGATATATGATGAAACAGGTGTTAGCCGTTGAAAACGATGTTGTAACCGTTGCCGATGAAGGTGTCAGGGTGAACGGAAATTTGTTGCCGCTCAGTGCTGTTCGGAAAGTTGATAAGAGCGGGAGACCGTTGAAGGGGTATCAGCCAAATAGCTTCACGCTAGAAAATTCCGAGGTCTTGCTTATGTCCGATGTGAACAACCTTTCTTTTGATGGGCGTTATTTTGGCCCTATTAATCGTTTACAGATCAAGGCCGTAATTAATCCGGTCATAACTTGGTAGGGAGATACAACATGGATTCAATGGGAAAAGGCCCTCTTGGTGAGGAAGCTATAACCCCTCCGGATATGAGTAACCTTGAAGTATTACACGAAAAACTTGATGATGCGGCTACACCGGGCTTTCATCAAGCCGAGTTTGACCCTGATGAGGCAGAGCGGGCGGGCGCTTTTGAAGAGGACGCATTGAGTGAAGAAGATGCGTTAAATAGTGTAACGGACTTAGGTTAAACCTTCATGGCGAGAAAACGAGATCCAAACCAGCGGAACATATTTGATGATTGGTTTATTGATGATGCAACCAAAAGCATTGGTGAATCGAAAGACAATTTTGTGCCATTGAATGATTCTGTCCTTCCTGGAGTTGAAAAAACATTTGAAAACCAGCGGCATGCCCTTTCACTACAGTTAGCCGAAAAACTAGATAAAGACGGTGTAATTACCTCTAAGTTTTTGACTGATGAAGCGAATCGTGCCTTTGGCGGCACGCAAGCCGAAGGGGTTTATTCTTCCAAAGATGCCTATGATGCAATGGAAGCCGCCTTTAATATCCATCTATCCAGAACTGAGAATGAAGATTGGAATAATCAAGACGGTGTTTGGGCAAAAGACAAGGCTGCCGAACTGACCAGGCGTATTCAAAATCTTCCAACGCAGACCAGGCGTGACGAGGAAATGGACGAGTACCAGCAATTCAGCACACCACCGGCCTTATCTTTTGTGGCGAATTGGGTGGCAAGTGTCGAATCGACTGATGTGATGATGGACCCGTCTGGCGGTACTGGAGATTTAGCCATATGGGCGAACATCTCCGGCGCCGAGGTCATTCTAAATGAACTATCTCCGAGGCGGTTGACTTTGCTGGCTGATTTGTTCCCACAAGCAAAGGTGTTTAAGGAAAATGCAGAGCAGCTAGACAACGTGTTGCCGTTTGATGTCATTCCGTCGGTAATTGTAATGAATCCTCCCTTTTCCTCTACTGCGGGCCGTGTCCAAGGCCAACGGGACACAGGAAACGGCGCACGGCACATCGAGCAGGCCTTGAAACGGCTAGAAACCGGGGGCCGCATGGTTGCCATTGTCGGAAACGGCATGGCGATGGATAAGCCAGCATTTACTGGCTGGTGGAGTGACATAAAGAAAAAATACAATGTGCGGGCTAATATTGGCATTTCCGGCAAGGAATATGCGAAATATGGCACAACTTTTGATAATCAGCTTCTGGTTATCGACAAGAATGGTTCTACGACTCTGCCCGTTCTGACTGGCAGAGTCGAATCAGTTGCAGACTTACCACTTTTATTGGAGGGTATCAGAAATGAACGTAAACAAATTCAACGAGGCATCGATAAACCAGCAATCAATGAAGATCCTCAATCAATACGAGATACCTTGCAACCTCGAAACGGACTTGGCAGCTCTGGTGCTGGTACGGGAAGCACTGGAACGGAATCTCTTGGAAACGGGGCCGATCCAGGAACCCCTATTGTTGATAGCCAAACTAGCGGCGAATCCAGAACACGCAATGTCACTCATGACGGAATCAGAGCCGGGGGTGGAATTTCTGATGGACTTAGCGGAAACGCTACCGGAAGCAGCGGCGCAGATCCTAGAGGAAATAGTCGCGTCATTGCAGGCGGAGAATCCGGCACAATTACAATAGAGACTAAGAAAGGGGAAACAACCGAGTTTTCCGATTCTGTTTTCTCTGATTATACCCCCCAGCGCCTAACCATTGCTGGCGCTCAACAGCATCCCGGAAAATTGGTGCAATCTGCGGCGATGTCAGCCGTAGAACCACCGGCACCCAATTATTCGCCGGTTTTACCAAACAATCTTATTCAAGAAGGTTTGCTCTCAATAGCCCAGCTAGAAGCGGTTGTTTATGCCGGTCAAGCGCATTCTGAAAAACTCCCGAATGGATCAAGAAAAGGGTTTTTTATTGGTGACGGTACTGGCGTAGGAAAAGGCCGAGAGATATCCGGTATCATTTTAGACAACATGCTGCAGGGCCGCAACAAGGCCGTATGGGTGTCATTTAACGAAGGCTTAATTGAGGATGCCAAACGAGATTTTGCAGGAATCGGCGGAGATCCAGGGAAAATATTTTTCCAGGGCAAAACGAAGGCCGGGGGTGAAATCACTCAGACTGACGGCATTTTGTTTACTACCTATTCGACGTTAAGAGGCGGTCAGAAAAAGCAAGCCAACGACTTGGGCCAGACAGCAGGCAAGACCCGCGCTCAACAGATTGTTGATTGGTTGGGTAAGGATTTTGATGGCGTCATTGCCTTTGATGAAGCGCATAGCATGGGAAACGCTATTGCAGTTAAAGGCAAGCGTGGGATTCAAAAACCATCCCAACAGGCGATTGCTGGTATCAATTTACAAAAAGAATTGTCAGACGCACGGATTGCCTATGTCTCAGCAACCGGCGCTACTGAAATAAGCAACCTTAGCTATGCGGATCGCCTTGGTTTGTGGGGTGAAGGTACTCCATTTGCTGATGTAGGTGCATTTATTGGTGACGTATCTCACGGCGGTATCGCTTCGATGGAGTTGATAAGCCGGGATATGAAGGCGCTGGGAATGTCCATTTCCCGAAATCTATCTTACGATGGCGTGACGTATGAACGGCTGGAACATAAACTATCCGAGTTTCAGGAAGACGTTTACAACGAATTGGCCGGGGCTTGGCAGGTTGTTTTAAATAATGTTGACCAAGCGTTAGCAATCACCCAGGCTGGGAAAAACGGAAATGCCAAGAGTGCGGCAATGGCCCAATTTTGGGGAGCGCATCAACGTTTTTTCAATCAGGTCATCACGGCAATGCAAACACCGTGCGTGATTGATGATATTCGTAAGCAGATCGATGCCGGAAATTGTGCCGTGATCCAGCTTGTTAATACCAATGAAGCTGCCCAGGAGAGGATTATTGCGGAAGCGGCAGCAAATGATGCCGCTCTTGAGGACTTGGATTTCACACCCCGTCAAATGTTGGTGGATTACGTTAAAAACGGTTTCCCCGTTGCGGCCTTTGAAGAGTCGCAAGATGCAAACGGTAACAAAGTTTATGTTGCCGTGCGTGATTCAGAAGGGAATCAGGTGTTTGATCGTGAAGCTGTTGCCTTGCGAGATTCTTTACTTGAGACACTTCATCAAATCCGCGTTCCTGAAAACCCACTTGACTCGATCATCAATGCCTTTGGAACTGACATGGTTGCCGAGGTAACTGGTCGCAGTCGGCGCTTTGTCCAGACCCGCGACGATGGTGGCAACATGAAAGTTGTTGAAGAGAAGCGCGGTAAAACATCATCCAGGTTCGATGCCGCTGCATTTCAAAATAACAAAAAAAGTATTTTAATATTCTCTGGAGCAGGGGGAACCGGGTATTCGTTTCATGCCGACAACACAGCCGAAAATCAACGTAAGCGTGTCCATTATATTTTGCAGCCGGGTTGGCAAGCCGATAAAGCGGTACAAGGTTTTGGCCGTACCCACAGAACGAACCAGGCAGTTGAGCCTCATTATGTATTACCCACGACCAATCTCAAAGCGCAAAAGCGATTTGTGTCCTCTATTGCCCGAAGACTAGACCAGCTAGGCGCGTTAACTCGCGGCCAGCGCGAGGCAACCAGCCAGGGAATGTTTACTGCCTCCGATAATCTCGAAAGTGGCTATGCTTCATCGGCACTGAAAACCTTCTTTACTGATCTTTACCAGGGCAAAACTGACCTGTCTTTCCAAGATGTAGCCAAGCAGATGGGGCTAAACCTACTGGATGAGAATGCGTCATTAAGTGAAAGTAAAATTCCGGACATTCCACAGTTCTTGAATCGACTGTTATCCCTAAAAACGGATATGCAGAATGTCGTTTTTGGTGAATTTGAAAAACGTCTGATCGAGACGGTTGAATACGCGAAACAGCACGGCCTTTATGATGTTGGTCTGCAGACCATGACCGCATTAAGCATTCAAAAAACTCGTGATGCCGTTGTCTACGAAGACAAGAAGACCAGGGCGCAAACTCGGTATGTCGAGCTGGCTGTCACTAATGAAATAAAATATACCACCTGGGAAGATGCCAAAAAAATTGCTGCTAATCAGCGGCGTACTGATGATTTAAGCGGTTGGTTTGTTTCTGAACACGGAAAGAATAAAGGTGATGTCTTTTTCCTGGCTGATATTGGTAAAAGAATCAACTTTGATGGAGAATCAGTACATCGTGGAGTCATACATACAATAAGAGAGCATAATCATAAATACATCGATAATGCTGATGATATGAATCGTGGGTACGATTACCAAAATATTCCTAAAAACGGTAGAAGTAGTTATGAAAAAGTAACTTTGACCAGGGCGATAGAAGAGACTGAGGCCAAAAAGCTTTGGGAGGAACAAATCGCAATTGCCCCAACGACCGAAACCAAAACCAAGCGGATGATTGTCGGTGTGATCCTGCCAATATGGGATCGTGTGGAAGGTTCGGAGACTATCAACCGGCTACAAACAGATGATGGGGAACAACTCTTGGGCCGCATGTTGGGGCTTCAAGCAGCCAAAAAAACGCTAAAAAATTTAGGTGTGGGATCTGATTTGTCCCACATGACGGCCAGCGATTTATTCCAATCAATCAAGAATGGCAATAAAGCCATCCTGGCCAATGGTTGGGAGATCGCAACAGCTAAAGTTAACTTTGAAGATCGCATCGAGGTTAAGGGCCGTAATTATTTAACGGACGCTGAAAAACGTAACCTGAAAGAACAAGGCGCTTTCATCGAACGAATTAGTTGGGCGGAGCGGGTTTTTATTCCGACCGGAGAAGGTGGAGTTGAAATATTTGAGCGAATCACAACGTCAAAACCTGTCGTTGATTTAATCGAAAAAAATCCGCAAATAAAGGTTCAGGAAGAAGAACAAGAATACGGGATGCCTCTTCAACAAGTAGAGAGCGATTCTATACCTATAAAGGGGGAGGCGCAGAAGATGGGGAATACCTTTAGGGTTGTTATTTCTAAGACAAACGAACAGCAAACCTTCCTTGATGCAAAAGAGGCCGGTGCGGCTTTTTTTGCTGCCGATAGAACACTTAACCCAACAGTTATTCATGAAAGTGATGGGGCTAAGGCCCGCTTTATGGCCGTAACAGAAATTCATGGAACCTATCCGAATGGAGAACAGCGATTTGTTAAGTCGCTGCCCGATTCGCATGAGGTAGACCCTGATTTTCGTATAGGTTACATGGAAGCCCTCGAAAGCTCGATCATTGAGCAGCTCAAGGCCACCGATTGGATTAAAGCAAAATCCGACCAGCCGGATCGAGCGCCCGTCCTGGACGCGAAATTGTATGATGACTTGCAAACCATTTCACAATCTGACCAGGCCAAGGCAATAGCATTATGGGCCGATCATGTCCCGACCGGGATTTCTGCCCCGGTTTTTAGTGCTTTAGGCCTTGAAAATGCTCATATCGATGTTGCCGTAGGGGATGAAAAGATTTCCGTTAGAGGAAATTCGGAGTCGGTGACAAAAAGGCCGGCCACTGAAGGAAAGAGCAAGAATAAAATGCCTTTTCATCAACAAGTTGCTGAAAAGTTGATTGAACAACTAGAAAAAGGGGTTGCTCCATGGCAAAGGCCATGGTTGCCCGGTGAACCGGGCGGCATGATGCCGCTCAATCCAACCACCGGCAAGCGGTATAAGGGGATCAATGCCGTTTACCTCGTGAGTCAGGGCTATAATGATCAACGGTGGATGACCTACAAACAAGCGGAGGCAGTTGAGGCCCAAGTCCGCAAGGGAGAAAAAGGCACGCCAATACAATATTGGAAGTTTACCGAAGAACACACCGTGACCGACGCGAACGGGAAACCTCGCGTGAATGATGACGGTGAATCAATCAAGGAGAGCGTTAAGCTCGAAAGGCCGAGGGTGTTTTTTGCCACTGTGTTTAATGCCGAACAGATCGACGGTTTACCACCTCTTCAGCCACGGCCCCAACAGGAATGGGATGCCTTAGAGCGGGC
The window above is part of the Desulfobulbaceae bacterium genome. Proteins encoded here:
- the traJ gene encoding conjugal transfer transcriptional regulator TraJ, with product MEKNNKNPTRKERQLRVPVLPEEEALIKEMAASAGLTVAAYLRNVGMGYQIRGILDNKRVEELARINGDLGRLGGLLKLWLTDDIRTAKFGKSTVLRLLAKIEETQGKMHEVMRAVVLPRSK
- a CDS encoding conjugal transfer protein TraI; its protein translation is MIAKQVLMKTVNKSSIGGLVKYLTDEQKKNERVGAETVTNCQTDNPQVAVIEILNTQAQNTRATSDKTYHLIVSFRANEQPDETIMRAIETKICEGLSFGEHQRVSVVHHDTDNLHLHIAINKIHPTRYTLHDPYGDYRMLGQLCERLEGEFGLEVDNHQAQRSGSENRAFDMERHAGIESLLGWIKRQCLEEIQNAQSWAELHNAMTTNGLKLQERGNGLVIMDGAGFSVKASSVARDLSKVKLEQRFGAFEAISTEVKQVNNSDHYTQKPMRSRVNTVDLYARYKTEQSTIAESRAVAWAKTMERKDALIATAKRQAKRKRTVIKAIKGAGLGKKLLYAATNKKLIDEIQKINKQYLTERQELYDKGQRLAWADWLRVKATEGDKSALEALRARESAQGLKGNTLAGEGVFGPLEQDSITKKGTVISRVGKMTVRDDGYKLQITRGSNQADLETVLGLVIERSGNRIIVNGSADFKEQIAQAAASAKLPITFDDASLESRRQELIKITKEKTHNEQGRFTNQFRYGNLDGRRHQATTNLNSKDTAASPGRKGLVKPNIARIGQRPPPQSQNRLRGLSELRMVHFASRSEVLLPSDVPNNVELQGAQPNDNVRRNSFGPGLDAVDKYIAERETMRLKVPDVLKHRRFNNDDTGTANFQGIRQIEGQTLALLKRNNEIIVTPIDEKTARSLKRVALSAVVSLKANGSIKTKGRSR
- a CDS encoding conjugal transfer protein TraG (type IV secretion system VirD4 family), whose protein sequence is MNEKRNNAVGPQVRSRNKGPNKIIPALAGLFVVGGLQAATQYFAYDFNYQTILGANIHQFYAPWGILQWAAKWHDQYSEAFMRAGSIGMVTTSVGLLSLIIMQMVLRNTSKANEYLHGSARWANFKDIRSAGLIPAARTFFQRITKQNNTAGAGVYVGGWVDKKGHQHYLRHNGPEHVLCYAPTRSGKGVGLIIPTLLSWEHSAVITDLKGELWALTSGWRQKYAKNKVLRFEPASINGGVCWNPLDEIRLGTENEVGDVQNLVTLLVDPEGKGLESHWQKTSQALLVGVILHALYKAKANGTIATLPSVDAMLVDPTRDIAKLWVEMTTFSHSNGQNNPIVNASGRDMMDRPEEEAGSVLSTAKSFLALYRDPVVANNVSKSEFKIKDLMHYDNAVSLYIVTQPTDKARLRPLVRIMVNMIVRMLADKMDFKDGRPIINYKHRLLMMLDEFPSLGKLEIMQESLAFLAGYGIKCYLVCQDINQLKSRETGYGHDESITSNCHIQNAFPPNRIETAEHLSKLTGQTTVVKEHLTTSGRRTSALLGQVSRTIQEVQRPLLTPDECLRMPGPVKTDSGDIAEAGDMIVYVTGFPAIYGKQTLYFKDPIFQARASIPAPKKSDILCQVQADDTWGRISL
- the traF gene encoding conjugative transfer signal peptidase TraF; the encoded protein is MKPLWKRIETSVVIGGIGLLVLGMGCYEAGARINTTRSIPVGLYWTSKKLIDKVDKGDYVFFCPPENDIFFMAKERGYISFGVCPGNYGYMMKQVLAVENDVVTVADEGVRVNGNLLPLSAVRKVDKSGRPLKGYQPNSFTLENSEVLLMSDVNNLSFDGRYFGPINRLQIKAVINPVITW
- a CDS encoding conjugal transfer protein TraD, which encodes MGKGPLGEEAITPPDMSNLEVLHEKLDDAATPGFHQAEFDPDEAERAGAFEEDALSEEDALNSVTDLG